In a genomic window of Spirosoma agri:
- a CDS encoding asparagine synthetase B yields MKRLLLPLILILILTGHAWASKILIPMDDSQKNHLKAYGIAYWVLKTHDTEIDWLLNYRGGSFMMPQTQAFVNEMVIRGVSYEVISDAQSAQILSEVGAADANMDAVKLQKPPKVAVYSPKTKQPWDDAVTMVMTYAEIPYDVVFDEEVMNGKLPEYDWLHLHHEDFTGQYGKFFHFKDQPWYIAQKQEAESITRKFGFTKVPQLKRAVAQKIRDFVLGGGYLFAMCNATDTYDIALAAQNTDIVDSFYDGDPADPNANNKLDYSQTFAFRNFQVYTNPYLIEFSNIDNQPEERGLSEHNDYFTLFQFSAKYDPIPTMLTQNHLNVIKGFMGQTTAFKKNLIKPEVVILAENRSAGEARYVHSPYGRGFFTFYGGHDPEDYRHEIGEEPTDLNLHPNSAGYRLILNNILFPAAKKKKQKT; encoded by the coding sequence ATGAAACGGCTGCTGTTACCGCTTATCCTAATTCTGATCCTGACGGGCCACGCGTGGGCCTCTAAGATCCTGATTCCGATGGATGACTCCCAGAAGAATCACCTTAAAGCGTACGGCATTGCCTATTGGGTACTGAAAACGCATGATACTGAAATTGACTGGCTGCTCAACTACCGGGGTGGCTCGTTCATGATGCCTCAAACGCAGGCGTTCGTCAACGAGATGGTGATCCGGGGGGTTAGCTACGAAGTTATCTCCGATGCGCAGTCGGCACAGATTTTGTCAGAGGTCGGAGCCGCCGATGCGAACATGGACGCGGTGAAACTGCAAAAGCCACCCAAAGTAGCGGTTTATTCGCCGAAAACGAAACAGCCCTGGGATGATGCCGTCACCATGGTGATGACCTACGCCGAAATTCCGTACGATGTCGTTTTCGACGAAGAGGTAATGAACGGCAAGCTCCCCGAATACGACTGGCTGCACCTGCATCATGAAGACTTTACGGGCCAGTATGGCAAGTTCTTTCATTTTAAAGATCAGCCTTGGTACATCGCCCAAAAGCAGGAAGCGGAGAGCATAACCCGTAAATTTGGCTTTACGAAAGTTCCTCAGTTGAAGCGGGCCGTCGCCCAGAAAATCCGGGATTTTGTGCTGGGTGGCGGTTATCTGTTCGCGATGTGTAATGCAACCGATACGTACGATATTGCACTGGCGGCTCAGAACACGGATATTGTCGACTCATTCTACGACGGCGACCCTGCCGATCCGAACGCGAATAACAAACTCGATTACAGCCAGACGTTCGCGTTCCGAAATTTTCAGGTCTACACCAATCCTTATCTGATCGAATTCTCAAACATCGACAATCAGCCCGAAGAGCGGGGTCTGAGCGAGCACAACGATTACTTCACCCTGTTCCAGTTCTCGGCTAAATACGATCCCATCCCGACGATGTTGACGCAGAACCACCTGAACGTTATCAAGGGATTTATGGGGCAGACAACGGCGTTCAAGAAAAATCTGATCAAACCCGAAGTGGTCATCTTGGCGGAGAATCGTTCGGCGGGTGAGGCCCGCTACGTTCATAGCCCCTACGGTCGTGGCTTCTTCACGTTCTACGGTGGCCATGACCCCGAAGATTACCGGCACGAAATCGGCGAGGAGCCTACGGACCTCAACCTGCACCCTAACTCAGCCGGTTATCGACTGATCCTGAATAACATCCTGTTTCCAGCGGCCAAGAAAAAGAAACAGAAAACCTAG
- a CDS encoding MFS transporter codes for MTQPVSIAEPSAPNKWIILGTVMFGTFMSTLDSSIVNIALPTIRRELGAGDSVEWIVLCYLLTTTSTLLIMGKLSDWVGRRQLYISGFCVFVLGSLLCGFAWSLWSLVAFRVLQGLGASMIFAVGPAIISDTFSPKERGQALGLMGSVVAAGSSAGPVIGGLLLGKFGWSSIFFVNVPIGLLAIWRAWTILPASPKVSGQQFDLVGAGLFLIGVITLLTGLDFGPEPRYGWDNALVVGLLSVGGILLLTFFLWEMRVKEPMLRLSLFRVRPFTAAILAAFCGFVASGANLFVIPFFLQQLLQLTPEKAGLILLAGPLTLSVVAPLGGYLSGKISARWLSSFGLLVTTCGYFAFSFLDVNWDWKDVVWRSALVSLGFGLFQSPNSSSALNAAPLAQRGIASSMIAFMRNLGFVIGIALAAAVWYSVRNRYALANNVAPDTTPAQLLGMHYVYLTMTGLVLTGAIISLTRGKTQEPSQPAYPENPVPAVAN; via the coding sequence GTGACACAACCCGTTTCAATCGCTGAACCGTCGGCCCCCAACAAGTGGATTATTCTGGGCACCGTCATGTTCGGCACGTTCATGTCTACGCTCGACAGTAGCATTGTGAACATCGCCTTGCCTACCATCCGCCGGGAACTGGGCGCGGGCGATAGTGTCGAATGGATTGTCCTGTGCTACCTGTTGACCACGACCAGCACCCTGCTCATTATGGGCAAACTGTCGGACTGGGTGGGTCGTCGGCAATTGTACATAAGTGGATTCTGCGTTTTTGTACTGGGGTCTTTGTTGTGCGGTTTTGCCTGGAGCCTCTGGTCGCTGGTGGCGTTTCGGGTGCTTCAGGGGCTGGGTGCTTCCATGATCTTCGCCGTTGGTCCCGCCATTATCAGTGACACATTTTCTCCGAAAGAACGCGGGCAGGCACTCGGCTTAATGGGTTCCGTTGTGGCAGCAGGCTCCAGCGCGGGACCCGTCATCGGCGGATTATTACTGGGAAAATTCGGCTGGTCCAGCATTTTTTTTGTCAACGTCCCCATTGGTTTACTGGCTATCTGGCGAGCGTGGACGATACTACCCGCCAGTCCGAAAGTTAGCGGACAGCAGTTCGATCTGGTTGGCGCGGGGTTGTTTCTGATCGGTGTTATTACCTTGCTGACGGGACTTGATTTTGGTCCGGAGCCTCGTTATGGCTGGGACAATGCCCTTGTCGTCGGACTGCTCAGCGTAGGGGGTATTCTACTGCTGACTTTTTTTCTGTGGGAGATGCGGGTCAAAGAACCGATGCTTCGACTTAGTTTATTCCGGGTCCGACCGTTCACCGCTGCCATTCTCGCGGCTTTCTGCGGGTTTGTTGCTTCCGGCGCAAACCTGTTTGTGATTCCCTTCTTTTTACAGCAGTTACTGCAATTGACGCCCGAGAAAGCAGGCTTGATCTTGCTGGCCGGTCCGCTGACACTCAGCGTTGTCGCACCACTGGGTGGTTATTTATCCGGCAAAATCAGCGCCCGATGGTTGTCGAGTTTCGGCTTATTGGTTACCACTTGCGGCTATTTTGCTTTTTCGTTTCTGGATGTCAACTGGGACTGGAAAGATGTCGTCTGGCGAAGTGCGCTGGTTAGCCTAGGCTTTGGTTTGTTTCAATCGCCAAACAGCAGCAGTGCCCTGAACGCGGCTCCTCTGGCGCAACGCGGCATTGCCAGCAGCATGATTGCGTTCATGCGCAATTTGGGATTTGTGATCGGCATTGCGCTGGCCGCTGCCGTCTGGTATAGCGTCCGCAATCGGTATGCACTGGCAAATAACGTTGCGCCCGACACAACGCCTGCCCAACTGCTGGGTATGCATTACGTCTACCTGACCATGACGGGTCTGGTCTTGACGGGCGCGATCATTTCGCTGACCCGTGGTAAGACGCAGGAACCCTCACAACCCGCCTATCCCGAAAATCCAGTTCCCGCAGTAGCCAATTAG
- a CDS encoding MFS transporter, with protein MLPQLDDQVASPPDLKNLLDNQPMSSFQVLMVVICFILNMNDGIDVLVVSFTGSELVREWSLSKSELGYVFSAGLVGMTIGCFLLAPFGDKIGRRKMFIIALSLITCGMLLSSLVTAYYQLLLCRLVTGLGIGGILPSLAAVAAEFSNDKRRDFSVGFVQAGWPIGAILAGFFTAWAVPQFGWRSAYLAAGLVSALMLVSITLFMPESLAFLLGKQPKQALRQVNRLLTRMNQATIDGLPPMLTQRQTIPFTDLFTADYRASTIRLWIGIFFGMMTLYTVMSWVPTLAKDVGMPFELATYIGTALNLGAFVGSVSFGLLAGRFGLRRLIPVFMLVAFSIMVLYGNLSMSYWLMFAMTFFIGFFVQGGFNGFYPTTARVYPALMRTTGVGLAMGIGRFGAILGPTLFGILSDAELSKATLFTLFSAPLVVAGFMAFMIPSKNLDS; from the coding sequence ATGTTACCCCAACTAGACGATCAGGTCGCCAGCCCGCCCGATTTGAAAAACCTGCTTGATAACCAGCCAATGAGCTCTTTTCAGGTGCTGATGGTTGTGATCTGTTTCATCCTGAACATGAATGATGGCATCGACGTACTGGTCGTGTCATTTACCGGCTCTGAGCTTGTCCGGGAGTGGTCGTTATCGAAAAGCGAGCTAGGGTACGTGTTCAGCGCCGGGCTGGTTGGTATGACGATAGGCTGTTTTCTGCTGGCTCCCTTCGGCGATAAAATTGGGCGTCGGAAGATGTTTATCATTGCGCTGAGCCTGATCACCTGCGGCATGCTGCTGTCATCATTGGTAACGGCTTATTACCAACTGTTGCTCTGTCGATTGGTCACCGGGCTGGGGATCGGGGGGATACTACCTTCGCTGGCTGCGGTGGCGGCCGAATTTTCTAACGATAAACGACGTGATTTCAGTGTCGGGTTTGTGCAGGCGGGCTGGCCCATCGGCGCTATTCTGGCGGGGTTCTTTACGGCCTGGGCTGTCCCCCAGTTTGGCTGGCGATCAGCGTATCTGGCTGCCGGACTGGTTTCTGCCCTGATGCTGGTGAGCATTACGCTGTTCATGCCCGAATCGCTGGCGTTTTTACTGGGGAAACAGCCGAAGCAGGCGCTTCGTCAAGTCAACCGCCTGCTGACCCGCATGAATCAGGCGACGATTGATGGTCTGCCACCCATGCTGACCCAGCGTCAGACCATACCGTTCACCGATCTGTTTACCGCTGACTACCGAGCGTCGACGATACGGTTGTGGATTGGTATTTTCTTCGGTATGATGACACTGTATACGGTTATGAGCTGGGTTCCTACGCTGGCCAAAGACGTTGGTATGCCGTTTGAACTGGCTACCTACATCGGTACCGCCCTGAACCTGGGAGCCTTTGTGGGTAGCGTTTCGTTTGGCCTGCTGGCGGGTCGTTTCGGTCTTCGCAGATTGATCCCCGTGTTTATGCTGGTGGCCTTTAGTATCATGGTGCTGTATGGAAACCTGTCGATGAGTTACTGGCTGATGTTCGCAATGACCTTCTTTATCGGTTTTTTCGTACAAGGGGGATTCAACGGTTTTTACCCAACTACGGCCCGTGTCTATCCGGCCCTGATGCGGACAACGGGCGTTGGTCTGGCTATGGGTATTGGCCGGTTTGGCGCTATTCTCGGCCCAACCTTGTTCGGTATATTGTCGGACGCTGAACTGAGTAAAGCTACCTTATTTACGCTATTCTCAGCCCCTCTGGTAGTTGCTGGTTTTATGGCCTTTATGATTCCGTCGAAGAATCTGGATTCGTAA
- a CDS encoding zinc-dependent alcohol dehydrogenase encodes MKAAFLQSPKQIRVQDISLPEPGFGELRIKLKQIGICGSDVHLFLGHRLLEKPTVIGHEGLGYIDQIGPGVVGREVGERVVIEPNIPCGRCRFCYAGKGNICINKRVVGVNEVGCFAEYIVLPAGFCWNVPDAISDDDAVTVEPMAVALHALLASSAKPGDTIAVIGLGAIGLLLTHLALSLGFRVYATEVNVAKSRLAQSLGAVALCPSGTPEEQRTLIAQTWLENDVCAVFECAGSAATASLATSAAPRGSEIVLVGLSAQAATFTPLKIAREGIQIIPSIVYDHPFDFKRTLQLMSARVIKPGFIISKRMPLDELQLALETAAQGEDSKILITV; translated from the coding sequence ATGAAAGCGGCTTTTCTACAGTCACCGAAACAGATTCGGGTTCAGGATATATCCCTTCCGGAGCCGGGTTTTGGTGAACTGCGCATCAAATTGAAACAGATTGGTATCTGTGGCTCCGACGTGCACCTGTTTCTGGGTCATCGCCTGTTGGAAAAACCAACCGTGATTGGCCACGAAGGGTTAGGGTATATCGATCAAATTGGACCGGGCGTAGTGGGTCGGGAAGTAGGGGAGCGGGTTGTCATTGAGCCGAATATTCCCTGTGGACGCTGTCGCTTCTGTTATGCGGGAAAGGGAAATATCTGCATTAACAAGCGAGTCGTGGGTGTCAATGAAGTCGGTTGTTTTGCCGAGTACATAGTGTTGCCTGCTGGTTTTTGCTGGAATGTTCCTGACGCTATTTCCGACGATGATGCGGTGACGGTCGAGCCAATGGCGGTGGCGCTGCATGCGTTGCTGGCATCGAGCGCCAAGCCTGGCGATACCATCGCAGTTATCGGGTTGGGGGCCATCGGACTGTTACTGACTCATCTGGCGTTATCGCTTGGTTTTCGGGTGTATGCGACGGAGGTGAACGTTGCGAAGAGTCGATTGGCCCAGTCGCTGGGTGCTGTTGCACTCTGTCCATCTGGTACACCGGAGGAGCAGCGCACGCTCATTGCCCAAACCTGGCTGGAAAACGACGTTTGCGCCGTATTCGAATGCGCAGGTAGTGCGGCCACGGCTTCGCTGGCGACATCGGCAGCCCCCCGTGGCTCGGAGATTGTACTGGTTGGCTTGTCAGCGCAGGCGGCTACGTTCACCCCGCTCAAAATTGCCCGGGAAGGCATTCAGATCATTCCCTCGATCGTTTACGACCATCCGTTCGACTTCAAACGAACGCTCCAGCTTATGTCCGCCCGCGTGATCAAGCCGGGATTCATCATTTCAAAGAGAATGCCTCTCGATGAATTGCAGCTGGCTCTGGAAACCGCAGCCCAAGGAGAGGATAGCAAAATCTTGATTACGGTGTAG
- a CDS encoding BaiN/RdsA family NAD(P)/FAD-dependent oxidoreductase, which yields MSLTIAVIGGGAAGFFGAITAVETFPDATVTILEKTRTVLNKVRISGGGRCNVTHACFDHRQLVKHYPRGEKALRPLLTQFDAAATVRWFEQKGVQLKTEADGRMFPTTNTSDTIVDCLLTTARRLGITIRTSCGVSTVQPTETGWQLDLLTGETLYADRVLVATGGYPQRPSYDWLPEQTEELVAPVPSLFTFNVPDSYLLPLAGVSVPDAGVSVTGTKQQQRGPLLVTHWGFSGPAALRLSAWAARDLAAVDYRFTLRINWVPTLSENDLRTTLQTFRQQHGRKQVSSQNPFGLPSRLWIALALESGIEESQRWADLPAKLFNRLIERLTNSQFQVVGKSTFKDEFVTCGGIQPGGLHPQTLESKAQPGLFFAGEVLDVDGITGGFNFQNAWTTGYVAGRHIGL from the coding sequence ATGTCGTTAACCATTGCCGTTATTGGTGGAGGAGCGGCCGGTTTCTTTGGGGCTATCACAGCCGTTGAAACGTTTCCGGATGCCACCGTCACCATTTTAGAGAAGACCCGCACTGTGCTGAACAAAGTCCGTATTTCGGGTGGTGGCCGGTGCAACGTTACCCATGCCTGTTTCGATCACCGCCAGCTCGTGAAGCATTACCCACGCGGTGAGAAGGCCCTGCGACCGCTGTTGACCCAGTTCGATGCCGCAGCTACGGTGCGATGGTTCGAGCAGAAGGGCGTTCAATTGAAAACCGAAGCCGATGGGCGCATGTTTCCAACGACAAACACGTCAGACACCATCGTTGACTGCCTGCTTACTACCGCCCGGCGGCTGGGCATAACCATTCGCACGAGTTGCGGAGTCAGTACGGTACAGCCAACAGAAACGGGCTGGCAGCTTGACCTGCTCACCGGCGAAACACTCTACGCGGACCGCGTTCTGGTGGCAACGGGTGGCTATCCACAGCGGCCATCCTACGACTGGCTACCTGAACAGACGGAAGAGCTAGTAGCTCCCGTGCCATCGCTGTTTACGTTCAATGTGCCGGACAGTTACCTGTTGCCGTTGGCAGGCGTGTCGGTTCCCGATGCAGGGGTATCCGTTACGGGCACCAAACAGCAGCAACGGGGTCCCCTGCTGGTCACGCACTGGGGGTTTAGTGGTCCGGCGGCACTGCGCTTATCAGCTTGGGCCGCCCGCGATCTGGCAGCCGTCGATTATCGATTTACCCTGCGCATCAATTGGGTGCCTACCCTATCCGAGAACGATCTGCGAACAACGTTGCAGACCTTTCGGCAGCAGCATGGACGCAAGCAGGTTAGCTCGCAAAATCCGTTTGGGTTACCGTCCCGGCTGTGGATCGCCCTGGCGCTAGAGTCGGGTATCGAGGAAAGTCAACGCTGGGCCGACCTGCCCGCTAAACTGTTCAACCGGCTGATCGAACGACTGACCAACAGCCAGTTCCAGGTCGTTGGCAAAAGCACGTTCAAGGATGAATTTGTGACGTGCGGGGGCATTCAACCCGGCGGTTTACATCCGCAAACGCTCGAAAGTAAAGCACAACCGGGCCTGTTTTTTGCGGGCGAAGTATTGGATGTAGACGGCATCACGGGTGGGTTCAACTTTCAGAATGCCTGGACAACTGGCTACGTCGCTGGCAGGCACATCGGTCTTTAA
- a CDS encoding ABC transporter permease, which translates to MNFIENIREGLRSIAGNRLRTILTSLIIAIGITSLVGILTAIDGIQNSVASSFAGLGANTFSIVARQDAFRQGGKIQKKDEPIDYHDAVQFKKRFPYGATITVSTVAVGAAQVKFGSKKTNPNVQVIGGDASYVPVKGFTLQSGRNFTENDLDFALNVAVLGSEVASALFERKLNPLNQVIRVAGKQYKIVGVLDKKGGLTGGDEDRMVLIPLDNARALAGTQQQTFNITASVPTVSDQDEAVGEARGVMRQIRRDPLGQQDSFDIERADDLAKETENITGYLRIGGFGIGFITLLGASIALLNIMLVSVTERTREIGIRKSLGATPKRIREQFLIEAVVICILGGVGGIVLGLGIGNMISLLISGGQGGFVVPWAWMGLGILVCVTVGLFAGIYPAVRASKLDPIEALRYE; encoded by the coding sequence ATGAATTTTATTGAGAATATTCGCGAAGGCCTGCGCTCCATTGCCGGCAACCGACTGCGCACGATCCTAACATCGCTCATCATCGCGATCGGTATTACGTCACTGGTTGGCATCCTGACCGCGATCGATGGGATACAGAACTCGGTGGCTAGCAGCTTTGCGGGGCTGGGAGCAAACACGTTTAGTATCGTTGCCCGTCAGGACGCATTCCGGCAGGGTGGCAAGATTCAGAAGAAGGATGAACCGATCGATTATCACGATGCCGTTCAGTTTAAAAAGCGGTTCCCCTATGGCGCAACGATTACCGTTTCGACCGTAGCAGTCGGGGCGGCCCAGGTTAAGTTTGGATCGAAGAAGACAAATCCGAACGTTCAGGTTATTGGGGGCGATGCGTCATACGTTCCGGTGAAGGGGTTCACCTTGCAGAGCGGTCGGAATTTTACCGAGAATGACCTTGATTTTGCACTCAACGTGGCCGTTCTGGGGAGCGAGGTAGCGAGTGCGCTGTTCGAGCGAAAACTGAACCCTCTCAATCAGGTCATACGGGTGGCCGGTAAGCAATACAAAATTGTTGGCGTACTGGACAAAAAAGGCGGACTCACCGGTGGAGACGAAGATCGGATGGTATTAATTCCGCTGGATAATGCCCGTGCGTTGGCCGGGACCCAACAGCAAACATTCAACATTACCGCTTCCGTACCTACCGTGTCTGATCAGGATGAAGCCGTTGGGGAAGCGCGGGGTGTTATGCGTCAGATTCGCCGTGATCCACTGGGCCAGCAGGACTCGTTCGATATTGAACGCGCCGATGATCTGGCGAAAGAAACCGAAAATATTACCGGCTACCTGCGCATCGGTGGATTCGGCATCGGCTTTATTACACTACTGGGTGCATCGATTGCTTTGCTGAACATCATGCTGGTGTCGGTTACGGAGCGGACGCGAGAGATCGGCATCCGGAAATCACTGGGTGCCACACCGAAGCGGATCCGTGAGCAGTTTCTGATCGAAGCCGTCGTTATCTGTATTTTGGGGGGCGTGGGTGGCATCGTTCTCGGACTGGGCATCGGTAACATGATTTCGCTGCTGATCAGCGGAGGCCAGGGCGGTTTCGTTGTTCCCTGGGCCTGGATGGGTCTTGGTATTCTGGTTTGCGTGACGGTTGGACTATTCGCGGGTATCTATCCGGCTGTCCGGGCCTCAAAACTGGACCCCATCGAAGCGCTCCGTTACGAATAA
- a CDS encoding acetamidase/formamidase family protein — protein sequence MKTSRRKFLHRTTQSGLAALSLGGLSANAESLLSPAPDPLDKSIASRVVKPDHVVRSIPENMVYGYFGADVKPVYTVKDGDVVEIQTVNPSGVSRTNPEEFYTKNQLPIDAHAQAVIAIMKTVKPDPSGIRGHMLTGPVYIDGAEPGDSLEIRILDLTFPAGFGVNSVWPGGGGIPDEVKTRETFVYRYDAKRKVAILKEGVEVPLKPFMGVMALSPPPETGRVSSIPPAFFGGNLDIKHLTKGTTLHLPVSVSGGLFTTGDGHGAQGNGEVSGVAIETAITLTVKFIVHKGKTLKLPRAETPTHFIAVGLDKDLNRAMKNALSEAVAFIQTELGFTFNEALSIASTAVDFEVSQVVDQTLGVHAMIPKAIFTTKKFTYW from the coding sequence ATGAAAACGTCGCGACGAAAATTTTTACACCGAACAACACAAAGCGGGCTGGCGGCTCTCTCGCTGGGTGGACTGTCCGCCAACGCGGAATCGCTCCTGAGTCCGGCCCCCGACCCGTTGGACAAATCAATTGCCAGTCGGGTAGTAAAACCCGATCATGTGGTCCGTTCAATACCAGAGAACATGGTCTATGGCTATTTCGGTGCTGACGTGAAACCTGTCTATACGGTGAAAGACGGTGATGTCGTCGAAATCCAGACCGTCAATCCGTCGGGTGTTAGCCGGACCAATCCGGAAGAGTTTTATACCAAAAACCAATTGCCCATCGATGCCCACGCGCAGGCGGTGATCGCCATCATGAAAACCGTAAAACCCGACCCATCGGGTATACGTGGACACATGCTGACGGGCCCGGTCTACATCGACGGTGCCGAGCCCGGTGATAGTCTGGAGATCCGGATTCTCGATCTTACCTTTCCGGCGGGTTTTGGGGTTAATAGCGTATGGCCGGGCGGGGGCGGTATTCCGGATGAGGTTAAAACCCGCGAGACGTTCGTGTACCGCTATGATGCCAAACGAAAAGTGGCCATCCTGAAAGAAGGCGTCGAAGTGCCGTTAAAGCCGTTCATGGGCGTGATGGCGCTGTCGCCCCCGCCCGAAACGGGACGGGTCAGTTCGATTCCTCCAGCGTTTTTCGGTGGTAATCTGGATATCAAACACCTGACAAAAGGAACGACCCTACACCTTCCGGTATCGGTGTCCGGCGGTTTATTCACAACGGGCGATGGACACGGGGCACAAGGAAACGGCGAGGTCAGCGGGGTGGCCATCGAAACGGCCATCACCTTGACGGTCAAGTTTATTGTTCACAAAGGAAAAACGCTGAAACTGCCACGAGCCGAAACGCCTACCCATTTTATTGCCGTTGGCCTGGACAAAGATTTGAACAGAGCGATGAAAAACGCGCTGTCAGAAGCCGTTGCGTTCATACAGACAGAGCTAGGCTTTACGTTCAATGAAGCCTTATCGATTGCCAGCACCGCCGTCGATTTTGAAGTCAGTCAGGTGGTTGATCAGACACTGGGTGTTCATGCCATGATTCCCAAAGCAATTTTCACCACCAAGAAATTCACCTACTGGTAG
- a CDS encoding DNA/RNA non-specific endonuclease — protein MFFKPRFSTKNYSRRGFRLRGNTLVLLFAFFMVGLFLHYGGKTKPVVAFWNDVRQIIGLGRSRADREESNPYKVPEPNSGPDVATDNRSSSESEASDEASDRSSKANDGQSSKTVRFDFEKQVDFLLPVSRSSAGELIRHEGYTLSYRDEFKDAQWVAYPLLDYETTGDADRKNEQFKPDPAVSEGTALPADYTRSGYDRGHLAPAGDFKYSQRMMRETFLMSNITPQTPDFNRGIWKELEELIRTWAVRDNGLYVITGPVLKAGLPTIGKANEVSVPQKFYKVILYCNKPAIRMIGFLLDNEASTSSLKQFVVPVDQIEQLTGLDFFPKLPDDLERKLESKGRSEMVDEWFSN, from the coding sequence ATGTTTTTCAAACCCCGATTTTCGACCAAAAACTATTCTCGCCGTGGTTTTCGACTGCGGGGCAACACGCTCGTGCTGCTATTCGCGTTTTTCATGGTTGGCTTATTTCTGCACTACGGCGGTAAGACCAAGCCCGTCGTTGCCTTCTGGAACGATGTCCGGCAGATCATTGGCTTGGGCCGGTCGCGTGCTGATAGAGAGGAATCCAATCCGTATAAAGTACCTGAACCGAATTCGGGTCCCGATGTAGCGACAGACAATCGGTCGTCGTCCGAAAGTGAAGCCAGCGATGAAGCTAGCGATCGCTCGTCCAAAGCGAACGATGGGCAGAGTTCCAAAACGGTACGGTTCGATTTTGAGAAGCAGGTCGATTTTTTGCTTCCGGTGTCCAGGTCATCGGCCGGCGAACTGATTCGCCATGAGGGGTATACGCTTAGTTATCGGGACGAGTTTAAAGATGCCCAGTGGGTCGCTTATCCGCTGCTGGATTATGAAACGACGGGCGATGCCGACCGTAAGAACGAGCAGTTCAAGCCTGATCCTGCCGTTTCGGAAGGGACCGCGTTGCCCGCTGACTACACCCGATCGGGCTACGACCGGGGGCATCTGGCACCCGCCGGCGATTTCAAGTATTCGCAGCGGATGATGCGTGAGACTTTCCTGATGAGCAACATAACACCCCAGACGCCTGATTTTAACCGGGGCATCTGGAAAGAATTGGAAGAACTCATCCGAACGTGGGCCGTACGCGATAATGGTCTTTACGTCATTACAGGACCCGTTCTGAAAGCGGGTCTGCCCACCATTGGGAAGGCCAATGAAGTAAGTGTACCTCAGAAGTTTTACAAGGTTATTCTGTATTGCAACAAACCCGCTATTCGCATGATCGGCTTTCTGCTCGATAATGAGGCATCAACGAGTTCGCTGAAGCAGTTCGTCGTACCCGTTGACCAGATCGAGCAATTGACCGGACTTGATTTCTTCCCTAAACTTCCCGATGATCTGGAACGTAAATTAGAGAGCAAAGGTCGATCCGAGATGGTGGACGAGTGGTTCAGCAACTAA